From Pelosinus fermentans DSM 17108, the proteins below share one genomic window:
- the floA gene encoding flotillin-like protein FloA (flotillin-like protein involved in membrane lipid rafts) gives MGIFSVIGPLFLVLLVIVGIAIFLHFVPLGLWISAIAAGVRVGIFTLVGMRLRRVPPANIVLPLIKANKAGLEVNVNQLEAHYLAGGNVDRVVDALIAAHRAEIPLPFARAAAIDLAGRNVLEAVQMSVNPKVIETPVVAAVAKNGIELKVKARVTVRANIDRLVGGAGEATVLARVGEGIITTVGSSNDHKDVLANPDHISKTVLSKGLDAGTAFEILSIDIADVDVGRNIGAELMTDQAEAEKRIAQAKAEERRAMAVAQEQEMKAYTQEMQAKVVEAEAEVPHALSVALTEGRIGVMDYYNMNNIMADTQMRETISKAGPAAPPSSNRPEEPGNR, from the coding sequence ATGGGAATTTTCAGTGTAATAGGACCTTTATTTTTAGTGTTGTTGGTAATAGTGGGTATTGCTATCTTTTTGCATTTTGTACCCCTTGGTTTATGGATTTCAGCCATTGCTGCTGGAGTGCGCGTAGGCATCTTTACGCTAGTTGGAATGAGGCTTCGGCGCGTGCCGCCTGCTAATATTGTATTACCTTTGATTAAAGCCAATAAAGCAGGACTTGAAGTAAATGTAAATCAATTAGAAGCTCATTATTTAGCAGGAGGGAATGTGGATCGTGTGGTAGATGCTTTAATTGCTGCCCACCGGGCCGAAATTCCTTTGCCTTTTGCCAGGGCTGCTGCTATTGATTTAGCAGGCAGAAATGTTTTAGAAGCCGTACAAATGAGTGTTAATCCTAAAGTTATTGAAACACCGGTTGTAGCTGCTGTCGCAAAAAATGGGATTGAGCTTAAAGTAAAAGCCCGTGTAACCGTAAGGGCCAATATTGATCGTTTAGTCGGCGGTGCCGGTGAAGCTACTGTATTAGCCAGGGTTGGTGAGGGAATCATTACCACAGTTGGTTCTTCAAACGACCATAAAGATGTATTAGCCAATCCAGATCATATTTCCAAGACTGTCTTATCTAAAGGGCTTGATGCAGGAACGGCATTTGAAATATTATCCATTGATATTGCGGATGTGGATGTGGGACGTAATATTGGGGCCGAACTAATGACAGATCAGGCAGAAGCGGAGAAACGAATCGCTCAGGCAAAAGCAGAAGAACGAAGAGCTATGGCTGTTGCTCAAGAACAGGAAATGAAGGCATACACGCAAGAAATGCAGGCTAAGGTTGTAGAAGCGGAGGCAGAAGTTCCTCATGCTCTTTCAGTAGCCTTAACGGAAGGACGTATTGGAGTCATGGATTATTATAATATGAATAATATTATGGCAGATACGCAAATGAGAGAGACCATCAGTAAAGCAGGGCCTGCAGCGCCGCCATCTTCTAATAGACCTGAAGAACCAGGAAATAGGTGA
- a CDS encoding ATP-binding protein, with the protein METEYKGRLTYAKGTSIEFVVAPNQDVDFGDILVIEGNNNDRFYIRAHDFKVKSRWSGLNGVGYLMSKLDENGQVENQEELDFYMGGNHTVKIGLAEQLCYVNDKGQLLNPKTCPDFFCQVRTLNAQDSSLLSEIKGDLEIGFLKSGRGALTMPVGIYGAKSITEHIGIFGTTGSGKSNVVKVLASSVIDSGNYGLLIFDVHNEYFKDLSSHPMSRERLCVYHTDDKQYGKTIEVNFSEVGPEDITACATFTEPQLDAIYKLSSMWKEDWMRYVLQYDTKDIIDELAGCTGQKFHSRTIGKIKSICWNLEQELHVKQEEATIISQIITELEQGKVVLVELKNISPVGEQALSTLLSKKLLNNYAGKTEEERSQIKPVLIVLEEAHRFLGKKENSSSNVFSRLVSEARKFNLGMCVVDQQPRLLADKVLSQLNTLFILGLASKADRSKIEAMCRKDILQQRNEIKNLDCGEMIVATNYMRFAAPVKVHKFENFLQQRYADYIPALPIV; encoded by the coding sequence GTGGAGACAGAGTATAAAGGAAGATTAACCTATGCAAAAGGTACATCAATCGAATTTGTGGTCGCACCTAACCAAGATGTTGACTTTGGTGATATTTTAGTAATAGAAGGTAATAATAATGATCGTTTTTATATCAGGGCTCATGATTTTAAGGTGAAATCACGCTGGTCAGGTTTGAATGGTGTAGGTTACTTAATGAGTAAATTAGATGAAAATGGTCAGGTAGAAAATCAAGAAGAATTAGATTTTTATATGGGTGGTAACCATACTGTGAAAATCGGTTTGGCAGAACAATTATGCTATGTTAATGATAAAGGGCAACTATTGAATCCTAAAACCTGCCCAGATTTTTTTTGTCAAGTGAGAACGTTAAATGCTCAAGATTCAAGTTTGCTTTCTGAAATTAAAGGTGATTTAGAAATTGGATTCTTGAAAAGCGGGCGAGGCGCATTGACAATGCCTGTTGGAATTTATGGTGCTAAATCCATAACGGAACATATTGGTATATTTGGGACTACGGGATCAGGAAAAAGTAATGTAGTAAAAGTACTTGCAAGTTCCGTAATTGATAGTGGGAATTATGGTTTGCTAATTTTTGATGTGCATAACGAATATTTTAAAGACTTATCCTCTCACCCAATGTCAAGGGAGCGTTTATGTGTGTATCATACAGATGACAAGCAGTATGGAAAAACGATCGAAGTTAATTTTTCGGAAGTGGGTCCAGAAGATATTACTGCTTGCGCTACCTTCACAGAACCTCAGCTGGATGCAATTTATAAATTGTCATCTATGTGGAAAGAAGATTGGATGCGCTATGTTCTGCAATACGATACAAAAGATATAATCGATGAATTAGCTGGATGCACAGGGCAAAAATTTCACTCTCGAACCATCGGGAAAATAAAAAGCATTTGTTGGAACTTAGAGCAGGAGTTGCATGTAAAGCAGGAAGAAGCTACAATCATTTCTCAAATTATCACTGAATTAGAACAAGGCAAGGTTGTACTTGTAGAGTTGAAGAATATTTCACCCGTAGGGGAGCAAGCCTTATCCACTTTATTATCTAAAAAACTTTTAAATAATTATGCTGGCAAAACGGAAGAAGAACGTAGCCAAATAAAGCCAGTATTAATTGTGTTAGAAGAAGCTCATAGGTTTTTAGGTAAAAAAGAAAATAGCAGTAGCAATGTATTTTCTCGTCTGGTGAGCGAGGCACGAAAATTTAATTTGGGAATGTGCGTAGTAGATCAGCAGCCTCGTTTGTTGGCAGATAAAGTATTATCTCAGTTAAATACGCTATTCATTCTTGGTTTGGCTTCTAAGGCTGACCGCAGTAAGATAGAAGCAATGTGTCGTAAAGATATATTGCAGCAGCGTAATGAAATAAAAAATTTAGATTGTGGTGAGATGATAGTAGCAACTAACTATATGCGCTTTGCAGCTCCTGTAAAAGTTCATAAATTTGAAAATTTCTTGCAACAGCGATATGCTGACTATATACCAGCATTGCCCATTGTATAA
- the yqfC gene encoding sporulation protein YqfC, with product MQYRRNRHLQRLAGILEIPQDIVLDLPRITMLGNKQLLLENHKGIIEYTPSLVRIKLEQGELIICGKELTLGNLQVEQILVEGTVEEVKYDT from the coding sequence GTGCAGTATCGTAGAAATAGGCATTTACAACGTTTAGCTGGCATATTAGAAATTCCTCAGGATATTGTGCTGGATTTGCCCCGCATTACGATGTTGGGTAACAAACAGTTACTATTGGAAAATCATAAAGGCATTATTGAGTATACTCCTTCGTTGGTACGTATAAAATTAGAACAGGGTGAACTTATCATTTGTGGTAAAGAACTAACACTTGGTAATTTACAGGTGGAACAAATATTGGTTGAAGGTACTGTGGAGGAAGTCAAGTATGATACGTAA
- the yqfD gene encoding sporulation protein YqfD yields the protein MSHYIHGTVKIKVSGPMPEKFINLCVMKNIFLWGLTKKNEGLFVCMSLSDFFSIRPIVRNSKNHIKVVKYYGFPFLIKKIKKRKMMVIGLILFLCVLNTLVSYIWFIDIIGNKAIPAQQIRDLIAENGLRPGMLKSDIPVKNIENQVAFTLPEVAWVGIRFTGIHAVVEIVEKTISKPQDKEPADIVAVKDGVITEIIALSGQSAVKKGDTVKKGDVLIKGVSYEGAMVDSTTINPPQQKIRAKGIIKARVWYESYGESELLTTVHERTGRQEIGVVLRIGQQEFQLKKVAVKPGDLVEVDTFKKKLFWWRNHDIIVESTISTYYELDEKRVEIGIEEAKEQSKSRAFTSLQSLIPETAHVVSRNIEVLQMPEKNLVRVKVNVETVEDIGEFTSITIKNEDSAPPKYN from the coding sequence ATGTCCCATTACATTCATGGTACTGTTAAAATAAAGGTTAGTGGACCTATGCCTGAGAAGTTTATTAATTTGTGTGTTATGAAAAATATCTTTTTATGGGGCCTTACTAAGAAAAATGAAGGACTTTTTGTTTGTATGAGTCTTTCGGATTTCTTTTCCATTAGACCTATCGTACGTAATAGTAAGAATCATATTAAAGTAGTAAAATATTATGGATTTCCATTTTTAATAAAGAAAATAAAAAAACGTAAAATGATGGTAATTGGTTTAATTCTATTTTTATGTGTACTTAATACTTTGGTATCTTATATCTGGTTTATCGATATTATAGGTAATAAAGCGATACCTGCTCAGCAAATTAGAGATCTTATAGCGGAAAATGGGCTAAGACCTGGTATGCTTAAAAGTGATATTCCTGTAAAAAATATTGAAAATCAAGTAGCATTCACATTGCCTGAGGTTGCTTGGGTCGGAATTCGTTTCACTGGTATACATGCAGTCGTAGAAATCGTGGAGAAAACAATTTCCAAGCCTCAAGATAAAGAACCAGCCGATATTGTAGCAGTAAAAGATGGCGTTATTACGGAAATTATTGCCTTATCTGGACAGAGTGCCGTTAAAAAAGGTGATACAGTGAAAAAAGGAGATGTACTGATTAAAGGAGTTAGCTATGAGGGAGCGATGGTGGATTCTACTACGATAAACCCACCTCAGCAAAAAATTAGAGCCAAGGGTATTATTAAAGCGCGGGTTTGGTATGAAAGTTATGGAGAATCGGAACTGTTAACAACTGTACATGAAAGGACAGGACGCCAGGAAATTGGTGTTGTCTTAAGAATTGGACAACAGGAATTCCAATTGAAGAAAGTTGCAGTAAAACCAGGTGATTTGGTGGAAGTAGATACCTTTAAGAAAAAGCTTTTTTGGTGGAGGAATCACGATATAATTGTCGAATCTACTATAAGTACATATTATGAACTTGATGAAAAGAGAGTTGAAATAGGTATAGAGGAAGCGAAAGAACAAAGTAAGTCTAGGGCTTTTACATCATTACAATCCTTGATTCCTGAAACAGCACATGTAGTATCAAGAAATATTGAAGTATTGCAAATGCCTGAAAAGAATTTGGTTCGCGTTAAAGTAAATGTAGAGACAGTTGAAGATATTGGTGAATTTACGAGTATAACTATAAAAAATGAGGATAGTGCACCGCCAAAATATAATTGA
- a CDS encoding HD family phosphohydrolase, with protein sequence MISLNNKLREFFTQPTSIYGKPIARRLVLGVAFFLLFMIILSSDFVSDKVSLEVGQVSDRDVIAPRTVAYVDVIKTKKFEDEVLASVANVYDLDVTAIAKAEENIGMIFSEAKQVVGNKELVSAEQKKEKLQQGLPLPLPNNVLDGLVHLDAASMINAEEQSKSILRKFFQRGIRDDDLDIARKHIVIETEEMGLDKRVESVIAGIGQALLKPNFILNVRETDKRKQSAINSMEPVRETVKKGQIMVRRGDIVTPEQIHAVEELGLSKGHVNEMRIFGLAIFVIAVMIIILGYMYRFAYPIYINDLHLVLLGLITLVTLLLGKAAHYYSDFSAPIAAGALLVAILIDARLGVVISIALALLFGIIVEHDLRAVSTVLIGSLIGVYSVSKMAHGYSLTKTGIIIAGVNFVVIGATGFIEQLNSSQILMQGVQGIVSGIAASVITTGLLPYLENAFNITTPLKLLDLAQPNHPLLQRLLLDAPGSYHHSVLVGNLAETAAGYIHADPVTVRVGAYYHDIGKIKRPYFFVENQAGNENPHDKIAPSLSTLIVTSHIKDGVDLCREYKLPQIIIDIVQQHHGTMLVSYFYKRATENEHSECIIEADFRYEGPRPQSKEAALIMLADACEAAVRSIGKPNKNRIEATVRKIIRERLHDGQLDECNVTLKDLNVIGDVFIRVLSSMFHTRIEYPDTLKELERRKAKNGNSNKQSSAKDDSNAGNGTDSEIGVK encoded by the coding sequence GTGATATCATTAAATAATAAGTTGCGAGAATTTTTTACTCAGCCTACAAGTATATATGGAAAGCCAATTGCACGGCGACTTGTATTAGGAGTAGCTTTTTTTCTGTTGTTCATGATTATTCTATCATCCGATTTTGTTTCGGATAAAGTATCTCTTGAAGTCGGACAAGTTAGTGATCGTGATGTAATAGCACCAAGGACGGTTGCATATGTAGATGTAATAAAGACGAAAAAATTTGAAGATGAAGTCTTAGCCAGTGTAGCAAATGTCTATGATTTAGATGTTACTGCAATCGCTAAAGCCGAAGAAAATATAGGCATGATTTTTAGCGAGGCAAAGCAAGTTGTAGGAAATAAGGAACTAGTTTCAGCAGAACAAAAAAAGGAAAAATTACAGCAGGGGTTGCCGCTGCCATTGCCTAATAATGTTCTTGATGGATTAGTTCATCTTGACGCGGCATCAATGATCAATGCAGAGGAACAGTCTAAATCTATTTTACGTAAATTCTTTCAGCGAGGTATTCGTGATGATGATTTAGATATTGCCAGGAAGCATATTGTAATTGAAACAGAAGAAATGGGTTTAGATAAAAGGGTTGAGTCTGTAATAGCCGGAATTGGACAAGCACTATTAAAACCAAATTTTATTTTAAATGTTCGTGAAACGGACAAACGCAAACAGTCCGCTATAAACAGTATGGAACCAGTACGGGAAACAGTAAAAAAAGGTCAGATAATGGTAAGACGCGGAGACATTGTCACTCCTGAACAAATTCACGCTGTAGAAGAATTGGGCTTATCTAAAGGGCATGTTAATGAAATGCGTATATTTGGACTTGCCATTTTTGTTATAGCTGTCATGATTATTATTTTGGGATACATGTATCGGTTTGCTTACCCGATTTATATAAATGATTTACATTTAGTGTTATTAGGATTAATTACGCTGGTAACCTTATTACTGGGGAAGGCTGCTCATTATTATTCTGATTTTTCTGCTCCAATTGCTGCTGGAGCTCTTCTCGTTGCCATATTGATCGATGCTCGCCTAGGAGTAGTGATTAGTATTGCTTTAGCACTGTTATTTGGCATTATTGTTGAACATGATTTACGAGCCGTATCAACAGTGTTAATTGGAAGCCTGATTGGCGTTTATAGTGTATCAAAGATGGCTCATGGTTATAGTCTGACAAAAACAGGAATTATCATTGCTGGCGTTAATTTTGTAGTGATTGGTGCCACTGGTTTCATTGAGCAATTAAATAGTTCACAAATTCTCATGCAAGGAGTACAGGGGATTGTAAGCGGTATTGCAGCTTCTGTCATTACAACTGGGCTCCTGCCTTATTTAGAAAATGCTTTTAATATCACTACACCCTTGAAGTTATTGGATTTAGCGCAGCCTAATCATCCTTTGTTGCAACGACTGCTTTTAGACGCTCCAGGAAGTTACCATCATAGTGTCTTAGTTGGAAATTTAGCAGAAACAGCTGCAGGTTATATCCATGCAGATCCTGTGACCGTGCGCGTAGGGGCATATTATCATGATATTGGTAAAATTAAACGACCTTACTTTTTTGTGGAAAATCAAGCAGGGAATGAAAATCCTCATGATAAAATAGCGCCTTCGTTAAGTACCTTAATTGTTACCTCACATATCAAGGACGGCGTTGATTTGTGCCGTGAGTATAAATTGCCTCAGATTATTATTGATATTGTGCAGCAGCATCATGGTACAATGTTAGTGTCCTATTTTTACAAAAGGGCTACCGAAAATGAGCATAGTGAATGCATTATTGAGGCCGATTTTCGGTATGAAGGCCCACGTCCTCAGAGTAAAGAGGCAGCTCTTATTATGCTGGCGGATGCTTGTGAGGCGGCAGTACGATCCATTGGCAAACCCAACAAAAATCGAATAGAAGCAACTGTTCGTAAAATCATTCGTGAACGTTTGCATGATGGACAATTAGATGAATGCAATGTAACATTAAAAGACTTGAACGTAATCGGCGATGTATTTATTCGAGTTCTTTCCAGTATGTTTCATACCCGAATTGAATATCCCGATACATTGAAAGAGTTGGAGAGGAGAAAAGCAAAGAATGGAAATAGCAATAAGCAGTCCTCTGCAAAAGATGATAGTAACGCTGGAAATGGAACAGATAGTGAGATCGGTGTTAAATAA
- the ybeY gene encoding rRNA maturation RNase YbeY, producing the protein MIVTLEMEQIVRSVLNKTAEVYGIKPHTEVSVVVADDDYIHQLNRQYRGKDCSTDVLSFALNEGEEPQIVNGPGEVLLGDIIISLETAARQAEEYGHSLERELAYLTTHGILHLLGYDHMTEDEKAEMRQEEEHILFLLGITRV; encoded by the coding sequence ATGATAGTAACGCTGGAAATGGAACAGATAGTGAGATCGGTGTTAAATAAAACTGCTGAAGTCTACGGAATCAAGCCTCATACAGAGGTGAGTGTTGTTGTGGCTGATGATGATTACATTCATCAGTTGAATCGACAATATCGAGGAAAAGACTGCTCTACTGATGTATTATCCTTTGCATTAAATGAAGGAGAAGAGCCTCAAATCGTTAATGGACCAGGAGAGGTTCTGTTAGGTGATATTATTATTTCTCTTGAAACCGCAGCGCGGCAGGCAGAGGAATATGGACATAGTTTAGAGCGTGAATTGGCTTACTTAACAACTCATGGTATCTTGCATCTATTGGGATATGACCATATGACAGAGGATGAAAAAGCAGAAATGCGTCAGGAAGAAGAACATATTTTATTTTTATTAGGCATTACTCGTGTATAA
- a CDS encoding diacylglycerol kinase family protein has product MRKKQSLLISVKSAFEGIYYCATHERNMKIHIGAGLTAGFFSWWFALDKYEILILLVTIVGVLVAEMINTVVETLVDMISPERHPLAKIAKDVAAGAVLITATFSLVVGYMLFFSKL; this is encoded by the coding sequence ATGAGAAAGAAGCAAAGTTTGCTAATTTCTGTTAAAAGTGCTTTTGAGGGGATTTATTATTGCGCTACCCATGAGCGCAATATGAAAATTCACATTGGAGCGGGGTTAACCGCAGGATTTTTTTCTTGGTGGTTTGCATTAGATAAATATGAAATACTGATCTTGTTAGTAACGATAGTAGGTGTATTAGTAGCAGAGATGATCAATACAGTGGTGGAAACGCTGGTGGATATGATATCGCCAGAACGTCATCCTCTGGCAAAAATAGCTAAAGATGTAGCTGCTGGAGCTGTTTTGATTACCGCTACATTTTCATTAGTTGTTGGGTATATGCTCTTTTTTTCAAAACTTTAA
- a CDS encoding cytidine deaminase: MKKLIQAAKSGRECAYVPYSNFKVGAAVLTKNGKIYTGCNVENASYGLSNCAERTAIFKAVSEGHQELTAIAIVADTVKPVAPCGACRQVMSEFGISKVIMSNLQEEEYIVTLEELLPYSFEKKHLSGEKNYGS; the protein is encoded by the coding sequence ATGAAAAAATTAATTCAAGCAGCAAAATCTGGAAGAGAGTGCGCTTATGTGCCTTATTCAAACTTTAAAGTGGGTGCTGCAGTATTAACGAAAAATGGAAAGATATATACGGGCTGTAATGTTGAAAATGCTTCTTATGGCTTGTCTAATTGTGCAGAACGTACAGCTATTTTTAAGGCTGTTTCTGAAGGACATCAAGAATTGACAGCGATAGCTATTGTGGCGGATACGGTAAAGCCTGTAGCGCCTTGCGGAGCTTGCAGGCAGGTAATGTCTGAGTTTGGTATTAGTAAAGTGATTATGAGTAATTTACAAGAGGAAGAATACATTGTAACTCTAGAAGAATTATTACCCTATTCCTTTGAAAAAAAACATTTGTCAGGAGAAAAGAATTATGGAAGCTAA
- the era gene encoding GTPase Era gives MEANKDHKSGFVSVIGRPNVGKSTLINSLIGQKVVIMSDKPQTTRNKIMCVLTLDDAQILFIDTPGIHKPKHKLGEYMLKAAENTLREVDVIFFVVDATEDIGGGERYILELLSLVKTPVILVVNKIDKIEKTKLLPIIQKYSACYEFVGVVPISAMEHTNLDGLITEVKKYLEPGPQYYPEDMITDQPERLVIAEMIREKVLHATRDEIPHSIAVDIEEITTRANEDLYIRAVVYVERESQKGIVIGAKGQLLKEVGKLARIDIENLLGSKIFLDLWVKVKKDWRNKEGSLRSFGYE, from the coding sequence ATGGAAGCTAATAAGGATCATAAGTCAGGGTTTGTTTCAGTAATTGGCAGACCAAATGTTGGTAAATCTACTTTAATTAACAGTCTCATTGGGCAGAAAGTCGTCATTATGTCAGATAAACCTCAGACTACGCGTAATAAAATTATGTGTGTTCTTACACTCGATGATGCACAAATTTTATTTATTGATACGCCTGGTATACATAAACCTAAGCATAAATTGGGCGAATACATGCTTAAAGCAGCAGAAAATACGCTGCGTGAAGTAGACGTCATTTTCTTCGTTGTAGATGCTACTGAGGATATTGGTGGAGGCGAGCGATATATATTGGAATTATTATCACTAGTTAAAACACCAGTTATTTTGGTAGTCAATAAAATTGATAAGATCGAGAAAACCAAATTGCTGCCGATCATACAAAAGTATTCTGCTTGTTATGAATTTGTAGGTGTGGTACCTATTTCTGCGATGGAACATACCAATCTGGATGGTTTGATTACAGAGGTGAAAAAATATTTAGAGCCTGGTCCTCAATATTATCCGGAAGATATGATTACAGATCAGCCGGAACGTTTGGTAATTGCCGAGATGATTCGTGAGAAAGTTCTTCATGCTACACGAGATGAAATTCCCCATTCTATTGCTGTGGATATTGAGGAAATCACAACTAGAGCCAATGAAGATTTATACATCCGTGCTGTGGTTTATGTAGAGCGGGAATCCCAGAAAGGAATTGTAATTGGTGCTAAAGGACAATTGCTAAAAGAAGTGGGGAAGCTGGCACGGATTGATATTGAAAATCTTCTAGGATCAAAGATATTTTTAGATTTATGGGTTAAAGTGAAAAAAGACTGGCGTAATAAAGAAGGCAGCCTGCGAAGCTTTGGTTATGAGTAA
- a CDS encoding hemolysin family protein, giving the protein MAAFLLVLLNGFFVVAEFSLVKIRKTRIEELVQQGNSRAELALKIISSLDTYLSAIQLGITLASLALGWIGEPAMSSILQPLIFAYLPGSQLVLHTITVAIGFTIITLLHVVIGELIPKSLAIQKAESMLLWVVWPLYIFHKIGYPVITLFDHTAWFFLKLLGVKPTSESDLAHSEEELRMIVSASHRGGVLDQMESDLLDNVFDFADRLAREVMVPRQDIVCLFADDSYEENIKVVRETHHTRFPLCLEDKDHIMGMIHLRDLMDFDLCNTEQKDLTTIMREILVIPEGMSVAKILQMMRRKRIHLAVVVDEYGGTAGLVAMEDIIEEIVGDIKDEHDELIQPEIQRMPDNTYEFDGRVLLEDVADLLNIRLEEHEEDTIGGYIFGVLGRRPEIGDEVTIGEYSFVLLQVNGFRVVRVKALPLPKTDESEA; this is encoded by the coding sequence TTGGCAGCTTTTTTATTGGTTTTACTAAATGGTTTTTTTGTAGTTGCGGAATTTTCTTTGGTGAAGATTCGTAAAACTCGTATAGAAGAATTAGTACAGCAAGGTAATTCACGGGCTGAATTAGCATTAAAAATTATATCTTCGTTGGATACGTATCTAAGTGCAATTCAATTGGGGATTACACTTGCTTCATTGGCTTTAGGTTGGATTGGGGAACCTGCCATGTCCTCTATTTTACAGCCTTTAATATTTGCCTATTTACCAGGATCACAATTAGTATTACACACCATAACAGTTGCTATTGGATTTACTATTATTACTTTGCTGCATGTAGTGATCGGTGAATTGATTCCGAAGTCACTGGCTATTCAAAAGGCGGAAAGTATGCTGCTTTGGGTAGTATGGCCATTATATATATTCCATAAAATTGGTTATCCTGTGATTACGCTGTTTGATCATACTGCTTGGTTTTTCCTGAAGCTTTTAGGTGTCAAACCAACGAGTGAATCTGACTTAGCTCATTCGGAAGAAGAATTAAGGATGATTGTTAGCGCCAGCCACCGAGGCGGGGTATTAGATCAAATGGAAAGCGATCTTCTAGATAATGTTTTTGATTTTGCTGATCGTTTAGCACGTGAGGTTATGGTGCCTCGTCAAGATATTGTTTGCTTATTTGCTGATGACTCATACGAAGAAAACATAAAAGTAGTCCGTGAAACGCATCATACTCGTTTTCCATTATGTTTAGAAGATAAAGATCATATTATGGGCATGATCCATCTTAGAGATCTAATGGACTTCGATCTTTGCAATACAGAGCAAAAAGATTTAACAACGATTATGAGGGAAATATTGGTGATTCCCGAAGGTATGTCAGTAGCTAAAATCTTACAGATGATGCGGCGCAAGCGTATTCATCTTGCGGTTGTGGTTGATGAATACGGCGGTACTGCAGGACTTGTTGCCATGGAAGATATTATTGAAGAAATCGTTGGTGATATTAAAGATGAGCACGATGAATTGATTCAACCAGAAATTCAACGTATGCCTGATAATACCTATGAATTTGATGGCAGAGTATTGTTAGAGGATGTAGCGGATTTATTAAATATTCGCTTGGAAGAACATGAAGAGGATACCATTGGCGGATATATATTTGGCGTATTAGGGCGTCGTCCTGAAATTGGGGATGAGGTAACAATTGGTGAATATAGCTTCGTTTTGCTGCAAGTCAATGGTTTTCGTGTAGTTCGGGTAAAAGCTTTGCCTCTTCCTAAAACGGACGAGAGTGAAGCTTAG
- a CDS encoding YqzL family protein, with translation MLLRDLMWEVFQSTGQIEAYLIYRSCTEANVIPETPPVTKIGL, from the coding sequence GTGTTGTTACGGGATTTAATGTGGGAAGTTTTCCAAAGCACCGGACAAATTGAAGCATATTTGATCTATCGTTCATGCACTGAAGCTAACGTGATACCTGAAACACCACCAGTTACTAAGATCGGCTTATAA
- the recO gene encoding DNA repair protein RecO, which yields MAQYQTEAILVAARDWGEADKMVTLFSREYGKIIAFANGARRPKSPLAGGMQLFTHMDVRVVSGKNYDSVKQCEMKNSFRQVQEDFNCMAYGTFIAELVAELCPEKQPEPQVFDLLLEVLKILPMRNPRMVALAWAWQMLFIMGYYPDFKQCVICGQDLVLPGYFCFLNGGCICSNCNHGKLPEVNGKIVDFIDCLLHVNWKNPVEFTVSGAVLMQTEKILMEYLTQCLDKPLKSMKFIKQVAEVMQNEK from the coding sequence ATGGCACAATATCAAACAGAAGCCATCTTAGTTGCAGCACGTGATTGGGGTGAAGCGGATAAGATGGTAACTTTATTTTCTCGGGAGTATGGTAAGATTATTGCTTTTGCCAATGGAGCTAGGCGGCCTAAGAGCCCCTTAGCTGGTGGCATGCAGCTTTTTACCCATATGGATGTAAGGGTGGTTTCAGGGAAAAACTATGATTCAGTGAAGCAATGTGAGATGAAAAATTCTTTTCGTCAAGTACAAGAGGATTTTAACTGTATGGCTTATGGTACATTTATTGCAGAACTAGTAGCAGAACTTTGTCCGGAAAAGCAGCCTGAACCTCAAGTCTTTGATTTGTTATTAGAAGTATTAAAAATACTTCCTATGCGTAATCCGCGCATGGTAGCCCTGGCTTGGGCTTGGCAAATGCTATTTATTATGGGATATTATCCTGACTTTAAGCAATGTGTTATTTGTGGACAGGACTTAGTATTACCTGGTTATTTTTGTTTTTTAAATGGAGGCTGCATCTGCTCGAACTGTAACCATGGGAAACTGCCAGAAGTGAATGGAAAAATAGTTGATTTTATCGATTGTTTATTACATGTCAACTGGAAAAATCCAGTTGAATTTACTGTAAGTGGCGCAGTTTTAATGCAAACAGAGAAAATCTTGATGGAGTATTTGACGCAATGTTTGGACAAGCCGCTTAAATCTATGAAGTTTATAAAGCAAGTTGCTGAGGTAATGCAAAATGAAAAATGA